The following proteins come from a genomic window of Solwaraspora sp. WMMA2065:
- a CDS encoding Rv2175c family DNA-binding protein, translating to MTDPASTPAPPAPGGTGPVTVGEPAGWLTLPDVAERLDVTISKVHQMIRDRELLAVRRDGVRRVPAELVANHTVRKHLPGILTLLHDAGFSDEEMLGWLYRPDDSLPGTPATALGGDRAREVKRRAQAEGF from the coding sequence GTGACAGATCCCGCCTCGACCCCAGCGCCGCCGGCCCCCGGTGGGACCGGGCCGGTGACCGTCGGCGAGCCGGCCGGTTGGCTGACCCTGCCCGATGTCGCCGAACGCCTCGACGTGACGATCAGCAAGGTCCACCAGATGATCCGGGACCGGGAGCTGCTCGCCGTCCGCCGCGACGGGGTCCGCCGGGTGCCGGCCGAGTTGGTGGCCAACCACACCGTACGCAAGCACCTGCCCGGCATCCTGACCCTGCTGCACGACGCCGGCTTCTCCGACGAGGAGATGCTGGGCTGGCTGTACCGGCCGGACGACTCGCTGCCCGGCACGCCCGCGACGGCGCTCGGCGGCGACCGCGCCCGCGAGGTGAAACGTCGGGCACAGGCCGAGGGTTTCTAA
- a CDS encoding glycosyltransferase family 2 protein: MTWWTAATAGALGIVAVLLALTAATLVNTLRWLRRPGPAARVTEPVSILLPLRDEAERVAPCLRALLAQRQLTDWRIVVLDDGSTDGTAEVVAEVAGDDPRVRLITGAPLPAGWLGKPHACQQLADAVPAAPAGVLVFVDADVVLAPGAVAAAVGTLRSVPAQLLSPYPRIVAGSVGERLVQPLLQWSWLTFLPLRAMERSPRTSLAAAGGQFLLVDRDVYRRAGGHAAVRDQVLEDVGLARAVKRAGGRIALADGSALATCRMYGSWRELSAGYTKSLWASLPSPASAAAVVAGLLALYAAPPVLCVVGLAGLATGAGPAATVLVAAGAVGYGLGVTGRALTARATGGRAMPDGLAHPISVALLGWLVIRSYYLRKRRRLAWRGRPVALP; encoded by the coding sequence ATGACCTGGTGGACGGCGGCTACGGCGGGTGCGCTCGGCATCGTCGCGGTGCTGCTGGCGCTGACCGCGGCGACGCTGGTCAACACGCTGCGCTGGCTGCGCCGGCCCGGCCCGGCAGCCCGGGTGACCGAGCCGGTGTCGATTCTGCTGCCACTGCGTGACGAGGCCGAGCGGGTGGCTCCGTGCCTGCGGGCGCTGCTCGCCCAACGGCAGCTGACCGACTGGCGGATCGTGGTGCTCGACGACGGGTCGACCGACGGTACCGCCGAGGTGGTCGCCGAGGTGGCCGGCGACGACCCCCGGGTACGGCTGATCACCGGCGCGCCGCTGCCGGCCGGCTGGCTCGGCAAGCCGCACGCCTGCCAGCAGCTTGCCGACGCGGTCCCCGCCGCACCGGCCGGGGTGCTGGTCTTCGTGGACGCCGACGTGGTCCTCGCCCCTGGGGCGGTGGCCGCCGCCGTCGGCACCCTGCGGTCTGTGCCGGCGCAGCTGCTCAGCCCGTACCCGAGGATCGTCGCCGGGTCGGTCGGCGAGCGGCTGGTGCAGCCGCTGCTGCAGTGGAGCTGGTTGACGTTCCTGCCGCTGCGCGCGATGGAACGTTCGCCGCGTACCTCACTGGCCGCCGCCGGCGGGCAGTTCCTGCTGGTCGACCGGGACGTGTACCGGCGGGCCGGCGGGCACGCCGCCGTGCGGGACCAGGTGCTGGAGGACGTCGGGCTGGCCCGGGCGGTGAAGCGGGCCGGTGGGCGGATCGCCCTGGCCGACGGTTCGGCGTTGGCGACCTGCCGGATGTACGGGTCCTGGCGGGAGTTGTCCGCCGGCTACACCAAGTCGCTGTGGGCGTCGCTGCCGTCGCCGGCCAGCGCGGCCGCCGTCGTGGCCGGACTGTTGGCGTTGTACGCGGCCCCGCCGGTGCTCTGCGTCGTCGGGCTGGCCGGGCTGGCCACCGGGGCCGGTCCGGCGGCGACGGTGCTGGTCGCGGCCGGTGCCGTCGGGTACGGGCTGGGGGTGACCGGACGGGCGCTCACCGCCCGGGCCACCGGCGGCCGGGCGATGCCGGACGGATTGGCACATCCGATCTCGGTCGCGCTGCTCGGCTGGCTCGTGATCCGGTCCTACTATCTGCGCAAGCGACGGCGCCTCGCCTGGCGCGGTCGCCCGGTGGCCCTGCCCTGA
- a CDS encoding RNA-guided endonuclease TnpB family protein, translated as MSRTVKRAFRYRFHPTPGQAAELARTFGCVRLVYNMALAARSEAWTLRRERVTYNATSAMLTGWKKTDELAFLNDVSCVPLQQALRHLQTAFANFWAKRARYPTFKSRKRSRRSAEYTASAFRWRDGRLTLAKMSDPLDIVWSRPLPQGAAPSTVTVSQDPAGRWFVSLLCDDRIDPAPATTAVVGVDAGLDSLFTLSTGEKIPNPRHERRDRDRLARAQRNLARKAKGSANRAKARLAVARVHARIADRRRDHLHKLTTRLVRETQTIVIEDLTVRNMMANHRLARAISDAAWRQFRSMLEYKTDWYGRDLVVVDRWFPSTRLCSDCGELAGRMPLAVRSWTCRCGQAHDRDVNAARNILAEGLSVTACGGGVRPHRESSSRTGRSSAKQEPPGATQGIPVP; from the coding sequence GTGTCCAGGACCGTGAAGCGGGCGTTCAGGTACCGCTTCCACCCCACCCCCGGGCAGGCCGCCGAGCTCGCCCGGACGTTCGGTTGTGTCCGGCTGGTGTACAACATGGCGCTGGCCGCCCGCAGCGAGGCGTGGACCCTGCGTCGGGAACGGGTCACCTACAACGCCACGTCGGCGATGCTCACCGGGTGGAAGAAGACCGACGAACTGGCGTTCCTCAACGACGTCTCCTGCGTCCCTCTGCAGCAGGCGCTGCGGCACCTGCAGACCGCGTTCGCCAACTTCTGGGCGAAACGGGCCCGGTACCCGACGTTCAAGTCGAGGAAGCGGTCGCGGCGGTCGGCGGAGTACACCGCCAGCGCGTTCCGGTGGCGCGACGGTCGGCTGACCCTGGCGAAGATGTCCGATCCGTTGGACATCGTGTGGTCCCGACCGCTCCCGCAGGGCGCGGCGCCGTCGACGGTGACCGTGTCGCAGGACCCGGCGGGCCGCTGGTTCGTCTCCCTGCTCTGCGACGACCGGATCGACCCGGCCCCGGCCACCACCGCCGTGGTGGGGGTCGACGCCGGCCTCGACAGCCTGTTCACCCTGTCCACCGGGGAGAAGATCCCCAACCCGAGACATGAACGCCGTGACCGCGATCGGCTGGCCCGCGCCCAGCGGAACCTCGCACGCAAGGCCAAAGGTTCGGCGAACCGGGCCAAGGCCCGGCTGGCGGTGGCCCGGGTTCATGCCCGGATCGCCGACCGCCGCCGCGACCACCTGCACAAGTTGACCACCCGGCTCGTTCGTGAAACCCAAACGATCGTGATCGAGGACCTGACCGTCCGCAACATGATGGCCAACCACCGTCTGGCCCGCGCCATCTCCGACGCGGCCTGGCGGCAGTTCCGCAGCATGCTGGAGTACAAAACGGACTGGTACGGCCGCGATCTGGTGGTCGTGGACCGCTGGTTCCCGTCGACCCGACTGTGCTCGGACTGCGGCGAACTGGCTGGCCGGATGCCGTTGGCGGTCCGGTCGTGGACCTGCCGGTGCGGGCAGGCCCATGACCGGGACGTCAACGCGGCCCGCAACATTCTCGCGGAGGGGCTCTCCGTGACTGCCTGTGGAGGCGGTGTAAGACCTCACCGGGAGTCCTCCTCTCGGACGGGGCGGTCGTCGGCGAAGCAGGAACCCCCTGGGGCGACCCAGGGAATCCCCGTCCCTTAG
- a CDS encoding CDP-alcohol phosphatidyltransferase family protein gives METRLNWQDYAVTWARLHGGFDPRTATPVVRYWLRAAHAVADLLGRAKVGPTAVTAAGVLLCLGVPVLAPRGGPGLLAAAGLVLLAAVADTVDGALAVVTGRTTRLGYVYDSLADRAGEAFWLLGFWLAGAPGPLVVAAGTLSWLHEYLRARAAAAGMREIGAVTVGERPTRVSIALVGLLLAGAAALIAPDLAAGVLTLATSVWVLLGLFGLSQLFTAVRRALA, from the coding sequence GTGGAGACCCGGCTCAACTGGCAGGACTACGCCGTCACCTGGGCACGGCTGCACGGCGGTTTCGACCCCCGCACCGCCACCCCGGTGGTGCGCTACTGGCTGCGCGCCGCGCACGCCGTCGCAGACCTGCTCGGCCGGGCCAAGGTCGGCCCGACCGCGGTCACCGCCGCCGGAGTGCTGCTCTGCCTCGGGGTGCCGGTGCTTGCCCCGCGCGGCGGTCCCGGCCTGCTCGCCGCCGCCGGCCTGGTGCTGCTGGCCGCGGTCGCCGACACCGTCGACGGCGCGCTGGCCGTGGTCACCGGCCGGACCACCCGGCTCGGCTACGTCTACGACTCGCTCGCCGACCGGGCGGGTGAGGCGTTCTGGCTGCTCGGCTTCTGGCTGGCCGGCGCCCCCGGTCCGCTGGTCGTCGCCGCCGGCACGCTGTCCTGGCTGCACGAGTACCTGCGGGCCCGGGCGGCGGCGGCCGGCATGCGGGAGATCGGCGCGGTGACGGTCGGGGAACGACCGACCCGGGTCAGCATCGCCCTGGTCGGCCTGCTGCTGGCCGGTGCCGCCGCGCTGATCGCACCGGACCTCGCCGCCGGGGTGCTCACCCTGGCAACCTCGGTCTGGGTGCTGCTCGGCCTGTTCGGGCTCAGCCAACTGTTCACCGCCGTCCGCCGCGCCTTGGCCTGA
- a CDS encoding polyprenyl synthetase family protein, which yields MADSITVAPTDRADLRRRVDRALADFLQGRRRWLGDVDEALLPVAAAIEDFVLGGGKRLRPAFGYWGYRGAGGGDSPEVVAALAALEFVQASALIHDDLVDGSDTRRGEPSIHRRFAAHHRRSGWRGPADGFGASAAVLLGDLCLVWSDELLHGAGLTDGMLRRARPVFDEMRTEVTVGQYLDVLTQFTGDTSVHRATQVARLKSAKYTVERPLLLGAALADAPAAVAAGYSGYGLPLGEAFQLRDDVLGVFGDPALTGKPAGDDLREGKRTFLVASAYRTTSPAGRGLLDDRLGDPALDADGIERLREVIVASGALAVTEARITELTERALTALAPVPVEPEAGQVLRDLAVAATTRTG from the coding sequence GTGGCAGACAGCATCACGGTCGCGCCGACCGACCGGGCCGACCTGCGTCGACGTGTCGACCGGGCGTTGGCCGACTTCCTCCAGGGCCGGCGACGCTGGCTGGGCGACGTCGACGAGGCGCTGCTGCCGGTGGCCGCGGCGATCGAGGACTTCGTGCTCGGCGGCGGCAAACGGCTGCGGCCGGCGTTCGGCTACTGGGGTTACCGGGGAGCCGGCGGCGGCGACTCACCCGAGGTGGTCGCGGCCCTGGCGGCGCTGGAGTTCGTGCAGGCCAGCGCCCTGATCCACGACGATCTGGTGGACGGTTCGGACACCCGGCGCGGCGAGCCGTCGATCCACCGGCGGTTCGCCGCGCACCACCGGCGCAGCGGGTGGCGCGGGCCGGCGGACGGCTTCGGTGCCTCGGCGGCGGTGCTGCTGGGCGATCTGTGCCTGGTCTGGTCCGACGAGCTGCTGCACGGTGCCGGGCTGACCGACGGGATGCTGCGGCGGGCCCGGCCGGTCTTCGACGAGATGCGCACCGAGGTCACCGTCGGGCAGTACCTGGACGTGCTCACCCAGTTCACCGGCGACACCTCGGTGCACCGGGCCACCCAGGTGGCCCGGCTCAAGTCGGCGAAGTACACCGTGGAGCGGCCGCTGCTGCTGGGCGCGGCGTTGGCCGACGCGCCGGCCGCCGTCGCCGCCGGCTACTCCGGGTACGGGTTGCCGCTCGGTGAGGCGTTCCAGCTGCGTGACGACGTACTCGGGGTGTTCGGCGATCCGGCGCTCACCGGCAAGCCGGCCGGCGACGACCTGCGGGAGGGCAAACGTACCTTCCTGGTGGCGTCCGCGTACCGGACGACGTCGCCGGCCGGCCGGGGGTTGCTGGACGACCGGCTCGGTGATCCGGCGCTCGACGCCGACGGGATCGAACGGCTGCGCGAGGTGATCGTCGCCAGTGGCGCGTTGGCCGTCACCGAGGCACGGATCACCGAGCTGACCGAGCGGGCGTTGACCGCGTTGGCGCCGGTGCCGGTCGAGCCCGAGGCCGGGCAGGTGCTCCGGGATCTGGCGGTGGCGGCGACCACCCGTACCGGCTGA
- a CDS encoding carotenoid biosynthesis protein, translated as MSARRVLPWAMLALLVLAQIGYPLTGGGNRAGLTVATVVIGFVLSVGHAWLTRGPRSAAALLLVTTGGGLAVEACGVATGFPFGGYDYAGTLGPKLLGVPVVIPLAWTWMAWPAWLVAVRLVRPVVARIAVGAVALAAWDLFLDPQMVTEGHWTWLDTDPALPGVPDVPVGNYLGWLAVAAVMMTLLQRTAGVAAHCADGPVDAPMYALYLWTYASSLLAHAVFLGLPASAGWGGLGMGLVAVPFAVTLIRSRRATGPAGRPPRQAT; from the coding sequence ATGAGCGCACGACGGGTGCTGCCCTGGGCGATGTTGGCGCTGCTGGTGCTGGCCCAGATCGGCTACCCGCTGACCGGCGGCGGCAACCGGGCCGGGTTGACCGTCGCCACCGTGGTGATCGGCTTCGTCCTGTCGGTCGGCCACGCCTGGCTGACCCGGGGGCCGCGCAGCGCCGCCGCGCTGCTGCTGGTCACCACCGGCGGCGGGCTGGCGGTTGAGGCCTGCGGGGTGGCGACCGGGTTCCCGTTCGGCGGCTACGACTACGCCGGCACGCTCGGGCCGAAGCTGCTCGGCGTACCGGTGGTCATCCCGCTGGCCTGGACCTGGATGGCCTGGCCGGCATGGCTGGTCGCGGTGCGGCTGGTCCGCCCGGTGGTGGCCCGGATCGCCGTCGGCGCGGTCGCGCTGGCCGCCTGGGACCTCTTCCTCGACCCGCAGATGGTCACCGAAGGCCACTGGACCTGGCTGGACACCGACCCGGCGCTGCCCGGGGTGCCGGACGTCCCGGTCGGCAACTACCTGGGCTGGCTGGCCGTTGCGGCAGTGATGATGACGCTGCTGCAGCGTACCGCCGGGGTCGCCGCCCACTGTGCCGACGGGCCGGTGGACGCCCCGATGTACGCGCTGTACCTGTGGACGTACGCGTCGAGTCTGCTCGCCCACGCGGTGTTCCTCGGACTGCCCGCCTCGGCCGGCTGGGGCGGGCTCGGCATGGGGCTGGTGGCGGTGCCGTTCGCGGTGACACTGATCCGCTCGCGACGGGCGACTGGACCTGCTGGACGCCCGCCACGGCAGGCGACATGA
- a CDS encoding FAD-dependent oxidoreductase, protein MSRVVVIGAGVGGLAAAIRLAHGGHDVTVIEQADTVGGKLARWTRQTPAGAFTFDTGPSLLTLPQVFADLFDSTGEPLEKVLDLVELDPIVRHRFPAGPGEPTGPGELSGPGELSGPGELSGPGELSGPGELGGRPDPRWLDSCADPAAFTERIAVAFGDEAADDWQRVWRRARRIWDASWRDVLRREVGSPLAMARMAYRLGDLAAVAPGRSLRGMLRREVRDPRLRTLLERYATYTGADPRRAPAALLAVPYAELTFGGWYVRGGLGALADALLSRCLDLGVVVRTGSTVTAIDAAGGRVHGVRVAGETRPVPADVVVANVDASRVYRELLPHARRLTRLADRSLGGFVLLLGVRGRTPELAHHTVFFPRDYDAEFDAVFGDPGRGRPARPATDPTIFVTVADDPAARPDGHEAWFVLVNAARQDLSLAGVDWHRPGLADAYADQVLRVLADRGVDVRDRLLFREVRTPADLAAATGTPGGSIYGTAGGLLRPANRAPAAGMFLVGGSVHPGGGLPMVTLSAQIVADRIGPAGR, encoded by the coding sequence ATGAGCCGGGTGGTGGTGATCGGCGCCGGGGTCGGCGGGTTGGCCGCCGCGATCCGGCTGGCCCACGGCGGGCACGACGTCACCGTCATCGAACAGGCCGACACCGTCGGCGGGAAACTGGCCCGCTGGACCCGACAGACCCCCGCCGGTGCGTTCACCTTCGACACCGGGCCGAGCCTGCTGACCCTGCCGCAGGTCTTCGCCGACCTGTTCGACAGCACCGGCGAACCACTGGAGAAGGTGCTCGACCTGGTCGAGCTGGATCCGATCGTGCGGCACCGGTTCCCGGCCGGGCCCGGCGAACCGACCGGGCCCGGCGAACTGAGCGGGCCCGGCGAACTGAGCGGGCCCGGCGAACTGAGCGGGCCCGGCGAACTGAGCGGGCCCGGCGAACTGGGCGGGCGGCCCGACCCGCGCTGGCTCGACTCGTGCGCCGACCCGGCGGCGTTCACCGAACGGATCGCGGTGGCCTTCGGTGACGAGGCCGCCGACGACTGGCAGCGGGTGTGGCGGCGGGCCCGACGGATCTGGGACGCCTCCTGGCGGGACGTACTGCGCCGGGAGGTCGGCTCGCCGCTGGCGATGGCGCGGATGGCGTACCGGCTCGGCGACCTGGCGGCGGTCGCGCCCGGCCGCAGCCTGCGCGGGATGCTGCGTCGCGAGGTCCGCGACCCGCGGCTGCGGACCCTGCTGGAGCGCTACGCCACCTACACCGGCGCGGACCCACGGCGGGCGCCGGCGGCGCTGCTCGCGGTGCCGTACGCCGAGTTGACCTTCGGCGGCTGGTACGTGCGGGGCGGGCTGGGGGCGCTCGCCGACGCGCTGCTGTCCCGCTGCCTGGACCTGGGCGTGGTGGTGCGTACCGGGTCGACGGTCACCGCGATCGACGCGGCCGGCGGCCGGGTGCACGGCGTCCGGGTGGCCGGCGAGACCCGTCCGGTGCCGGCCGACGTGGTGGTGGCCAACGTGGACGCGTCGCGGGTCTACCGGGAGCTGCTGCCGCACGCCCGGCGGCTGACCCGACTGGCCGACCGCAGCCTCGGCGGTTTCGTGCTGCTGCTCGGGGTGCGCGGCCGTACCCCGGAGCTGGCCCACCACACGGTGTTCTTCCCGCGCGACTACGACGCCGAGTTCGACGCGGTGTTCGGCGATCCGGGACGGGGTCGGCCGGCCCGGCCGGCCACCGACCCGACGATCTTCGTGACGGTCGCCGACGATCCGGCGGCCCGGCCGGACGGCCACGAGGCGTGGTTCGTGCTGGTCAACGCGGCCCGCCAGGACCTGTCGCTGGCCGGGGTGGACTGGCACCGGCCGGGTCTGGCCGACGCGTACGCCGATCAGGTGCTGCGGGTGCTGGCCGACCGGGGGGTGGACGTGCGGGACCGGCTGCTGTTCCGCGAGGTACGCACGCCGGCGGACCTGGCCGCGGCGACCGGCACCCCGGGCGGGTCGATCTACGGTACGGCCGGCGGGCTACTGCGGCCGGCGAACCGGGCACCGGCGGCCGGAATGTTCCTGGTCGGCGGGTCGGTGCACCCCGGTGGCGGGCTGCCGATGGTGACCCTGTCAGCGCAGATCGTCGCCGACCGGATCGGCCCGGCCGGCCGCTGA
- the metF gene encoding methylenetetrahydrofolate reductase [NAD(P)H]: MALGLPSVLPGSQPSIGELIRAGQPTFSFEFFPPKTPAGEQLLWQAVRELEPLRPSFVSITYGAGGTTRDTTVDVTERIATETTLLPMAHLTAVDHSVAELRNVIGRLAGAGVRNVLAVRGDPPGDPTGEWVAHPQGVHYAEDLVRLVRESGDFSVGVAAFPYKHPRSPDIATDTRYFVRKCRAGADFAITQMVFDADDYLRLRDRVAAAGCDTPILPGVMPVTKLATIERSEQLSGAPFPPALAAQFARVADDADAVRRLGIDQANQLCQRLIDEGVPGLHFITMNRSTATREVWLNVAAGTRA, from the coding sequence GTGGCTCTCGGTCTACCGTCCGTACTCCCCGGCTCGCAGCCGTCGATCGGGGAGCTGATCCGCGCCGGCCAGCCGACCTTCTCGTTCGAGTTCTTCCCGCCGAAGACCCCCGCCGGCGAGCAGTTGCTCTGGCAGGCGGTCCGCGAGCTGGAGCCGCTGCGGCCGTCGTTCGTGTCGATCACCTACGGCGCCGGTGGCACCACCCGGGACACCACGGTCGACGTCACCGAACGGATCGCCACCGAGACGACCCTGCTGCCGATGGCGCACCTGACCGCCGTCGACCATTCGGTCGCCGAGCTGCGCAACGTCATCGGCCGGCTGGCCGGTGCCGGCGTGCGCAACGTGCTCGCCGTGCGGGGCGACCCGCCCGGTGACCCGACCGGGGAGTGGGTGGCCCACCCGCAGGGCGTGCACTACGCCGAGGACCTGGTCCGGCTGGTCCGCGAGTCGGGTGACTTCAGCGTCGGCGTGGCCGCCTTCCCGTACAAACACCCGCGCTCGCCGGATATCGCCACCGACACCCGGTACTTCGTCCGCAAATGCCGGGCCGGTGCGGACTTCGCGATCACCCAGATGGTCTTCGACGCCGACGACTACCTGCGGCTGCGGGACCGGGTCGCGGCGGCCGGCTGCGACACCCCGATCCTGCCCGGTGTGATGCCGGTCACCAAACTGGCCACCATCGAGCGCTCCGAACAGCTGTCCGGTGCCCCGTTCCCGCCGGCGCTGGCCGCCCAGTTCGCCCGGGTCGCCGACGACGCCGACGCGGTCCGCCGCCTCGGCATCGACCAGGCCAACCAGCTCTGCCAGCGGCTGATCGACGAAGGCGTGCCCGGTCTGCACTTCATCACCATGAACCGGTCGACGGCCACCCGCGAGGTGTGGCTCAACGTCGCCGCCGGCACCCGGGCGTGA
- a CDS encoding lycopene cyclase domain-containing protein codes for MGQLSYLAVLAGCLFAAIWLEPVLRVNVLRRWRRLSLTLLAVVVVFAAWDLAAIAAGHWSFDPAQTTGVLLPGRLPLDELLFFVVVPICTVLGFEAVRAVRTPPGRPRRPDDRWSAGDEADHRPAGDEADRSRGGDGADAGRRRVR; via the coding sequence ATGGGTCAGCTCAGCTACCTGGCGGTGCTGGCCGGCTGCCTGTTCGCCGCGATCTGGCTGGAGCCGGTGCTGCGGGTCAACGTGCTCCGCCGGTGGCGTCGGCTGTCTTTGACCCTGCTGGCGGTGGTGGTGGTCTTCGCAGCCTGGGACCTGGCCGCGATCGCCGCCGGGCACTGGAGTTTCGACCCCGCCCAGACCACCGGTGTGCTGCTGCCCGGCCGGCTGCCACTGGACGAGCTGCTGTTCTTCGTGGTCGTGCCGATCTGCACGGTGCTGGGGTTCGAGGCGGTCCGCGCGGTGCGTACCCCGCCCGGCCGCCCACGCCGCCCCGACGACCGCTGGTCGGCCGGCGACGAGGCCGACCACCGGCCGGCGGGCGACGAGGCCGACCGCAGTCGGGGCGGCGACGGGGCCGATGCCGGCCGGCGGCGAGTCCGGTGA
- a CDS encoding lycopene cyclase domain-containing protein, producing MSYTVAALLGVVAAVLVDLVVLRTRLVLRAVFWATYPIIVGFQLLSNGILTGRAIVRYDPAAIVGLRIAYAPVEDLLFGFTMVLFTLSVWVWLGRRGVQRTPAAGEGDWLLARLRRRPGRRPGDTGRDEH from the coding sequence GTGAGCTACACCGTCGCCGCGCTGCTCGGGGTGGTGGCCGCCGTGCTGGTCGACCTCGTGGTGCTGCGCACCCGACTGGTGCTGCGGGCGGTCTTCTGGGCGACCTACCCGATCATCGTCGGCTTCCAGTTGCTCTCCAACGGGATCCTGACCGGCCGTGCCATCGTGCGCTACGACCCGGCCGCCATCGTCGGGCTGCGGATCGCGTACGCGCCGGTCGAGGATCTGCTGTTCGGATTCACGATGGTGCTGTTCACCCTCTCGGTGTGGGTCTGGCTGGGGCGGCGTGGCGTGCAGCGCACCCCGGCGGCCGGCGAGGGCGACTGGCTGCTCGCCCGGCTGCGGCGGCGTCCGGGGCGCCGGCCCGGGGACACCGGCAGAGACGAGCACTGA